From Actinoplanes oblitus, a single genomic window includes:
- a CDS encoding HEAT repeat domain-containing protein: MGLVRKQAPEPEAPQVLDTDELVRRLDDPDPELRREAALELTGIPAAVPELLARVGLETEPRVRDAVLTTLAAHDSEAVAAGLAVHLASDEAGLRTAVAEALATMPGSVPALLPSLLAAPDHDVRVMTAMVLADLPHPEAKSWLVRMIAEDPHPNVVTAAIDALLPAASAEHRPVLEAAVLRFPDDPFLAFTVRAALPRLTGTA; this comes from the coding sequence ATGGGACTGGTCCGCAAGCAGGCCCCCGAACCTGAGGCGCCACAGGTTCTCGATACCGACGAGCTCGTCCGCCGGCTCGACGACCCGGATCCGGAGCTGCGCCGCGAGGCGGCGCTGGAGCTGACCGGGATCCCGGCGGCGGTGCCCGAGCTGCTGGCCCGGGTGGGGCTGGAGACCGAGCCGCGGGTCCGCGACGCGGTGCTCACCACCCTGGCCGCACACGACTCCGAGGCGGTGGCGGCCGGCCTGGCGGTGCACCTGGCCAGCGACGAGGCCGGGCTGCGGACCGCGGTGGCGGAGGCGCTGGCGACCATGCCGGGCTCGGTGCCGGCGCTGCTGCCCAGCCTGCTCGCGGCGCCGGACCACGACGTACGGGTGATGACCGCGATGGTGCTGGCCGACCTGCCCCACCCGGAGGCGAAGTCCTGGCTGGTCCGGATGATCGCCGAGGACCCGCACCCGAACGTGGTGACCGCCGCCATCGACGCGTTGCTGCCGGCCGCCTCGGCCGAGCACCGCCCGGTCCTGGAAGCGGCGGTGCTGCGCTTCCCGGACGACCCGTTCCTGGCCTTCACGGTCCGCGCGGCCCTGCCCCGACTCACCGGTACGGCGTGA
- a CDS encoding CheR family methyltransferase, with protein MAGATTSGSALSDADFARFTEYFYKRTGIHFSPGKRYFVDKRIDNCIRGSRYDTFASWFAALRMNDQAMLQELINQLTVNETYFLREDYQFDAMLGTVLPNVLAARGGVNRIVGPIKILSLPCSTGEEPYSIALRLLEEWEHIDHVDVEIHGADIDSDVLDKAAHASYGERSLQRVPKAWVNKYFTPVGAGRYQVDEGIRSAVTLHRMNVCDTAEMRRFREFDVIFCRNVLIYFDELSSRRAAENLYGALRPGGYLFLGHSESMSRISPIFTPARLPEGIVYQRPTGAK; from the coding sequence ATGGCCGGCGCGACCACGAGCGGCTCGGCCCTGTCCGACGCCGACTTCGCACGATTCACCGAGTACTTCTACAAGCGCACCGGCATCCACTTCAGCCCGGGCAAGAGGTACTTCGTCGACAAGCGGATCGACAACTGCATCCGCGGCTCCCGGTACGACACGTTCGCGAGCTGGTTCGCCGCGCTCCGGATGAACGACCAGGCGATGCTGCAGGAGCTGATCAACCAGCTGACCGTCAACGAGACGTACTTCCTGCGCGAGGACTACCAGTTCGACGCGATGCTCGGCACCGTCCTGCCGAACGTGCTCGCCGCCCGCGGCGGGGTGAACCGGATCGTCGGCCCCATCAAGATCCTCTCGTTGCCCTGCTCGACCGGCGAGGAGCCGTACTCGATAGCGCTGCGCCTGCTCGAGGAGTGGGAGCACATCGACCACGTGGACGTGGAGATCCACGGGGCCGACATCGACAGTGACGTGCTGGACAAGGCCGCGCACGCCAGTTACGGCGAGCGGTCCCTGCAGCGGGTGCCGAAGGCCTGGGTGAACAAGTACTTCACCCCGGTCGGCGCCGGCCGCTACCAGGTCGACGAGGGCATCCGCAGCGCCGTGACGCTGCACCGGATGAACGTCTGCGACACCGCCGAGATGCGCCGGTTCCGGGAGTTCGACGTGATCTTCTGCCGCAACGTGCTGATCTACTTCGACGAGCTGTCCAGCCGCCGGGCCGCCGAGAACCTGTACGGCGCGCTGCGCCCGGGCGGCTACCTGTTCCTCGGGCACTCCGAGTCGATGAGCCGGATCTCGCCGATCTTCACCCCGGCCCGCCTGCCGGAGGGCATCGTCTATCAGCGACCGACCGGAGCGAAGTGA
- the cheB gene encoding chemotaxis-specific protein-glutamate methyltransferase CheB: MSTSVLVVDDSALMRRALKGMLTDAGDFDVHTARNGVDALEQLDRVQPDVVTLDVNMPEMDGLTCLAKIMEQRPTPVVMVSSLTEHNALVTLEALELGAIDYVPKPGGTVSLNIDEVSTELIRKVRGAATARLKRAGGLSARIRAQSERAAAAPPRRRSTAAGTVDLVLIGSSTGGPALLSDLLPQLPATLGAPVVLAQHIPASFTGPLARRLDEECALRVHEVDRIMTVRRGNIYIGRGGADVVVARRSDGLIVKSVPAAEEYRWHPSVDRMVASAARYLDPARLVCVLLTGMGDDGAKEMGAVKAAGGRTIAEAEETAVVWGMPGELARRGGATEVLPAYEIPDRLADWVC; the protein is encoded by the coding sequence GTGTCCACCTCGGTCCTCGTTGTCGACGACTCGGCGCTGATGCGCCGGGCCCTGAAGGGCATGCTCACCGACGCCGGTGACTTCGACGTGCACACCGCTCGCAACGGGGTGGACGCGCTGGAGCAGCTGGACCGCGTCCAGCCGGACGTGGTGACCCTGGACGTGAACATGCCGGAGATGGACGGGCTCACCTGCCTGGCCAAGATCATGGAGCAGCGGCCCACCCCGGTGGTCATGGTTTCCTCGCTGACCGAGCACAACGCCCTGGTCACCCTGGAGGCGCTGGAACTGGGCGCGATCGACTACGTGCCCAAGCCCGGCGGCACGGTGTCGCTCAACATCGACGAGGTCTCGACCGAGCTGATCCGCAAGGTGCGGGGCGCGGCGACGGCGAGGCTGAAGCGGGCCGGCGGCCTGAGCGCGCGGATCCGGGCGCAGAGCGAGCGGGCCGCGGCGGCGCCGCCGCGCCGCCGGTCGACCGCGGCGGGCACCGTCGACCTGGTGCTGATCGGCTCCTCCACCGGTGGCCCGGCGCTGCTCTCCGACCTGCTTCCGCAGCTGCCGGCCACGCTCGGCGCCCCGGTGGTGCTCGCTCAGCACATCCCGGCGTCGTTCACCGGCCCGCTGGCCCGCCGGCTGGACGAGGAGTGCGCGCTGCGGGTGCACGAGGTCGACCGGATCATGACGGTGCGGCGCGGCAACATCTACATCGGCCGGGGCGGCGCCGACGTCGTCGTGGCCCGGCGCAGCGACGGCCTGATCGTCAAGAGCGTGCCGGCCGCCGAGGAGTACCGCTGGCATCCCAGCGTGGATCGGATGGTCGCCTCGGCGGCCCGCTACCTGGACCCGGCGCGGCTGGTCTGCGTGCTGCTGACCGGGATGGGCGACGACGGCGCCAAGGAGATGGGCGCGGTCAAGGCGGCCGGCGGGCGGACCATCGCCGAGGCCGAGGAGACCGCTGTGGTCTGGGGGATGCCGGGCGAGCTCGCCCGCCGGGGCGGCGCGACCGAGGTGCTGCCGGCGTACGAGATTCCCGACCGGCTGGCCGACTGGGTGTGCTGA
- a CDS encoding sporulation protein produces MVFKKMLQALGVGGPSVDTVLTNPNCRPGGFLEGQVHIVGGDHAVDVEYVAVGLMTRVEVESGDNEYQTNQEFHRQRLTGSFRLEAGARHDVPFRFEVPWQTPITEVYGQHLHGMTMGLATELEVARAVDKSDLDAVQVHPLPAQERILEALLRLGFRFHKADVERGRVYGVEQELPFYQEIEFYPPARYAHGINQLELTFLPTPRKLQVVLELDKRGGLFTEGHDAFGSFDVDYATVDQVDWTAQLDNWLQQSARRRGIF; encoded by the coding sequence GTGGTCTTCAAGAAGATGCTGCAGGCGCTCGGCGTGGGCGGGCCGTCCGTCGACACCGTGCTGACCAACCCGAACTGCCGTCCCGGCGGATTCCTGGAGGGCCAGGTGCACATCGTCGGCGGCGACCACGCGGTCGACGTCGAATATGTCGCCGTCGGCCTGATGACCCGGGTCGAGGTGGAGAGCGGCGACAACGAGTACCAGACCAACCAGGAGTTCCACCGCCAGCGGCTGACCGGTTCGTTCCGGCTGGAGGCCGGCGCCCGGCACGACGTGCCGTTCCGCTTCGAGGTGCCGTGGCAGACGCCGATCACCGAGGTGTACGGCCAGCACCTGCATGGCATGACGATGGGTCTGGCCACCGAGCTGGAGGTGGCCCGCGCGGTCGACAAGTCCGACCTGGACGCGGTCCAGGTGCACCCGCTGCCGGCCCAGGAGCGGATCCTGGAGGCGCTGCTGCGGCTCGGCTTCCGGTTCCACAAGGCCGACGTGGAGCGCGGCCGGGTGTACGGCGTCGAGCAGGAGCTGCCGTTCTACCAGGAGATCGAGTTCTACCCGCCGGCCCGGTACGCGCACGGCATCAACCAGCTGGAGCTGACCTTCCTGCCCACGCCGCGCAAGCTGCAGGTGGTGCTGGAGCTGGACAAGCGCGGCGGGCTGTTCACCGAGGGGCACGACGCGTTCGGCAGTTTCGACGTGGACTACGCGACGGTGGACCAGGTGGACTGGACCGCGCAGCTGGACAACTGGCTGCAGCAGTCCGCCCGCCGCCGGGGGATCTTCTAG
- a CDS encoding chemotaxis protein CheW, with amino-acid sequence MSVDVDEAAAADLDEDNADYVTFDMLGERYAFPMRRVQEIIRMPAVVRVPLGPPSLEGLANLRGRVLPVVNLRQCCSMEQAEHDETTRVIVVDGGVPLGFVVDRVASVISIDPQALEPADAVQATVRSDVLVGVIKSGDGEMTTVLDVDQLIGSQFARLAEKRVGGGRDAASRIPGDEDRDGESDDTLELVSFAVEGQEYALPIDQVQEIVQAPESVSRVPNAGSRVLGVIDLRGRLLPVVSMRQVFGLPVTPLEPQNRIVVVSLEDGVVGVVMDTVREVLRVPHQLVAPLPSVVTGDGRATEVESVVRLEDGKRLVSVLSVNRMFDSPEVRDEIADYREDDAEMTTERAGQPDDSRGDEELFVVFRLDDEEYAVDVDTVQEIIRVPEALIRVPKSFDFVEGLVNLRGTVLPVVDLRTRLGLGRAERDERQRIVVLIIGGARTGFIVDSVAEVARVGRNVLEPAPELSAEQARVVSRVANLPDQQRMLLLVQVDQLLEASQAEVAAELCEAAVDEALAGV; translated from the coding sequence ATGAGCGTGGACGTGGACGAGGCCGCCGCGGCGGACCTCGACGAGGACAACGCGGACTATGTCACCTTCGACATGCTGGGGGAGCGGTACGCCTTCCCGATGCGTCGCGTGCAGGAGATCATCCGGATGCCCGCCGTGGTGCGGGTGCCGCTCGGGCCGCCGTCCCTGGAGGGGCTGGCCAACCTGCGCGGCCGGGTCCTCCCGGTGGTCAACCTGCGGCAGTGCTGCTCGATGGAGCAGGCCGAGCACGACGAGACCACCCGGGTGATAGTGGTCGACGGCGGGGTGCCGCTCGGCTTCGTGGTGGACCGGGTGGCCAGCGTGATCAGCATCGACCCGCAGGCGCTGGAGCCGGCCGACGCGGTGCAGGCCACGGTCCGCTCGGACGTGTTGGTCGGGGTGATCAAGTCGGGTGACGGCGAGATGACCACGGTGCTCGACGTGGATCAGCTGATCGGCAGCCAGTTCGCCCGGCTCGCCGAGAAACGGGTCGGTGGCGGCCGGGACGCGGCGTCCCGGATACCCGGTGACGAGGACCGCGACGGCGAGTCGGACGACACCCTGGAGCTGGTCAGCTTCGCGGTCGAGGGGCAGGAGTACGCCCTGCCGATCGACCAGGTGCAGGAGATCGTGCAGGCCCCGGAGTCGGTGAGCCGCGTCCCGAACGCGGGCAGCCGGGTGCTCGGCGTGATCGACCTGCGCGGCCGGCTGCTGCCGGTGGTGAGCATGCGCCAGGTCTTCGGGCTGCCGGTGACGCCGCTGGAGCCGCAGAACCGGATCGTCGTGGTCTCGCTGGAGGACGGCGTGGTCGGGGTGGTGATGGACACCGTGCGGGAGGTGCTGCGGGTGCCGCACCAGCTGGTGGCCCCGCTGCCCAGCGTGGTGACCGGCGACGGGCGGGCCACCGAGGTGGAGTCGGTGGTCCGGCTGGAGGACGGCAAACGGCTGGTCTCGGTGCTGAGCGTGAACCGGATGTTCGACTCGCCCGAGGTGCGCGACGAGATCGCCGACTACCGGGAGGACGACGCGGAGATGACTACGGAACGAGCCGGCCAGCCCGACGACAGCCGCGGCGACGAGGAGTTGTTCGTGGTGTTCCGGCTGGACGACGAGGAGTACGCGGTCGACGTCGACACGGTGCAGGAGATCATCCGGGTGCCGGAGGCGCTGATCCGCGTACCGAAGTCCTTCGATTTCGTCGAGGGTCTGGTCAATCTGCGGGGCACCGTGCTGCCGGTGGTGGATCTGCGGACCCGGCTGGGCCTGGGGCGAGCCGAACGGGACGAGCGGCAGCGGATCGTGGTGCTGATCATCGGCGGGGCCCGGACCGGGTTCATCGTCGACTCGGTGGCCGAGGTGGCCCGGGTCGGCCGCAACGTGCTGGAGCCGGCCCCGGAGCTCTCCGCCGAGCAGGCCCGGGTGGTCTCCCGGGTCGCCAACCTGCCCGACCAGCAGCGCATGTTGCTGCTGGTCCAGGTGGACCAGTTGCTGGAGGCCAGTCAGGCCGAGGTGGCGGCGGAGCTCTGCGAGGCCGCCGTCGACGAGGCTCTCGCCGGGGTTTGA
- a CDS encoding chemotaxis protein CheA, with product MNPLLAQFLAEANDLLASVDDGLLQLERNPGDPELVNEVFRAAHTFKGSSGLFDFPELTRLTHAAEDLLDAVRGGRLALDSGMADDLLAAFDLIRGWLAHVTAHERLPATAGQDAGGLITKLRAPLGGGGESPAADQETPLSVRPIDPPPEWLAHLGTDWLIETANWLATTSSTMRFVRYLPDQDCFFRAEDPLHLVRQVPGLDRLAVVQPETWPPAEEYDEYVCLLSFVVATRAAVGELDYLFRYVPDQITVVELDAAAIHRHLEGEDEEEFAVAAPAPRPDALHVDPELAADARAVLTAAHRTLAVGEPAGTQLVALTASVTAAALALGVPLDLTGADPAAVNAAIEGVLGRAPVEPAAEPPGVDHPVVAALAAPPAPVPTATGAAAEPAGRADDPGGQVGTRVLKVDQEKVDRLMELVGELNVAKNGLTFLAAAAEEEFGSRALSRRIKDQYAGLHRIAEELQAAVMDVRMLPLSVAFGRFPRLVRDLSRRLGKTIELVTEGEDTMADKDVIEALGDPLVHLVRNSLDHGIETSDERVAAGKPPAARLTLAAVADGDAVLVEVSDDGRGVDPERVKRKAYEKGLISEEELESLSDSDAVDLVFRPGFSTADQISDLSGRGVGMDAVRASVEKLGGSVTMRSELGTGTVTRLRLPLSMAVTQVMVVSVAGQRFGVPVDLVVETVRVPAAEMGRVLHQDVVVMRGEVVPVIDLARALEMPWSPDPARDLAVLVVSVNGQRIGLLVEQFHREVDVILKPMEGLLAYAAEFSGTALLGDGLVLLVLNLKEVLGLAARVA from the coding sequence ATGAACCCGTTGCTCGCCCAGTTCCTCGCGGAGGCCAACGACCTGCTGGCCTCGGTCGACGACGGCCTGCTCCAACTGGAGCGCAACCCCGGCGACCCGGAGCTGGTCAACGAGGTGTTCCGGGCCGCGCACACGTTCAAGGGCTCGTCCGGGCTCTTCGACTTCCCGGAGCTGACCCGGCTCACCCACGCCGCCGAGGACCTGCTGGACGCGGTCCGCGGCGGCCGGCTGGCGCTCGACTCGGGGATGGCCGACGACCTGCTCGCCGCGTTCGACCTGATCCGCGGCTGGCTCGCGCACGTCACGGCGCACGAGCGCCTGCCGGCCACGGCCGGCCAGGACGCCGGCGGGCTGATCACCAAGTTGCGGGCCCCGCTCGGCGGGGGCGGCGAGTCACCGGCCGCCGATCAGGAGACCCCGCTTTCGGTACGCCCGATCGACCCGCCCCCGGAGTGGCTGGCGCATCTCGGCACCGACTGGCTCATCGAGACCGCGAACTGGCTCGCCACCACCTCGTCCACCATGCGTTTCGTCCGCTACCTGCCGGACCAGGACTGCTTCTTCCGCGCCGAGGACCCGCTGCACCTGGTCCGTCAGGTGCCCGGCCTGGACCGGCTCGCGGTGGTCCAGCCGGAGACCTGGCCCCCGGCCGAGGAGTACGACGAGTACGTCTGCCTGCTCTCCTTCGTGGTCGCCACCCGGGCCGCCGTCGGCGAGCTGGACTACCTGTTCCGGTACGTCCCCGACCAGATCACCGTCGTCGAGCTGGACGCCGCGGCGATCCACCGGCACCTGGAGGGCGAGGACGAGGAGGAGTTCGCCGTCGCGGCCCCGGCGCCCCGCCCGGACGCCCTGCACGTGGACCCGGAGCTGGCCGCCGACGCGCGGGCCGTGCTCACCGCCGCGCACCGCACCCTCGCCGTCGGCGAGCCGGCCGGCACCCAGCTGGTCGCCCTGACCGCCTCGGTCACCGCTGCCGCCCTCGCCCTCGGTGTCCCGCTGGACCTGACCGGCGCCGATCCGGCGGCGGTGAACGCCGCGATCGAGGGCGTGCTCGGCCGCGCCCCGGTGGAGCCGGCCGCCGAACCGCCGGGCGTCGACCATCCGGTGGTGGCGGCGCTGGCCGCCCCGCCCGCGCCGGTGCCCACCGCGACCGGTGCCGCCGCCGAGCCGGCGGGCCGGGCCGACGACCCGGGCGGGCAGGTCGGCACCCGGGTGCTCAAGGTCGACCAGGAGAAGGTGGACCGGCTGATGGAGCTGGTCGGCGAGCTGAACGTGGCCAAGAACGGCCTCACCTTCCTGGCCGCCGCGGCCGAGGAGGAGTTCGGCAGCCGGGCGCTCAGCCGCCGGATCAAGGATCAGTACGCCGGCCTGCACCGGATCGCCGAGGAGCTGCAGGCGGCCGTGATGGACGTCCGGATGCTGCCGCTCTCGGTCGCCTTCGGTCGTTTCCCGCGCCTGGTCCGGGACCTGAGCCGGCGGCTCGGCAAGACCATCGAGCTGGTCACCGAGGGCGAGGACACGATGGCCGACAAGGACGTCATCGAGGCACTCGGGGACCCGCTGGTGCACCTGGTGCGCAACAGCCTCGACCACGGGATCGAGACCTCCGACGAGCGGGTGGCGGCGGGCAAGCCGCCGGCCGCCCGGCTCACCCTCGCCGCGGTGGCCGACGGCGACGCGGTGCTGGTCGAGGTCTCCGACGACGGGCGCGGTGTCGATCCGGAGCGGGTCAAGCGGAAGGCGTACGAGAAGGGTCTGATCAGCGAGGAGGAGCTGGAGTCGCTCAGCGACAGCGACGCTGTCGATCTGGTCTTCCGCCCCGGCTTCTCGACCGCCGACCAGATCTCCGACCTGTCCGGCCGCGGTGTCGGGATGGACGCGGTCCGGGCCAGCGTGGAGAAGCTCGGCGGCAGCGTCACCATGCGCTCCGAACTGGGCACCGGCACTGTCACCAGGCTGCGGCTGCCGCTCTCCATGGCGGTCACCCAGGTGATGGTGGTCAGCGTGGCCGGGCAGCGTTTCGGCGTCCCGGTCGACCTGGTGGTGGAGACGGTCCGGGTGCCGGCCGCCGAGATGGGCCGGGTGCTGCACCAGGACGTGGTGGTGATGCGCGGCGAGGTGGTGCCGGTGATCGACCTGGCCCGGGCGCTGGAGATGCCCTGGTCGCCGGACCCGGCCCGGGACCTCGCGGTGCTCGTGGTCTCGGTGAACGGGCAGCGGATCGGCCTGCTGGTCGAGCAGTTCCACCGCGAGGTCGACGTGATCCTGAAACCGATGGAGGGACTGCTCGCGTACGCCGCGGAGTTCTCCGGCACCGCCCTGCTCGGCGACGGCCTGGTGCTGCTGGTGCTGAACCTGAAGGAGGTGCTCGGCCTTGCCGCTCGAGTTGCGTGA
- a CDS encoding response regulator, whose translation MTRVLVVDDAATVRLYHTSLLREAGFEVAEAANGLEAVEAAMTTPFDLFVVDVNMPKMNGYACVETLRSETVGTAAPVLMISTEDRPGDADRAYQAGANLYLVKPVAAERLVRVATMLTTGKDPAA comes from the coding sequence ATGACCCGGGTTTTAGTAGTCGACGACGCCGCCACGGTGCGGCTCTATCACACCAGCCTGCTGCGCGAGGCCGGGTTCGAGGTGGCCGAGGCGGCGAACGGCCTGGAGGCCGTGGAGGCGGCGATGACCACGCCCTTCGACCTGTTCGTGGTGGACGTCAACATGCCCAAGATGAACGGGTACGCCTGCGTGGAGACGCTGCGCTCGGAGACCGTCGGGACGGCCGCCCCGGTGCTGATGATCAGCACCGAGGACCGCCCCGGCGACGCCGACCGGGCCTATCAGGCGGGGGCGAACCTCTACCTGGTGAAGCCGGTGGCCGCCGAGCGATTGGTCCGGGTCGCCACCATGCTGACCACGGGGAAGGACCCGGCGGCATGA
- the dtd gene encoding D-aminoacyl-tRNA deacylase, with protein sequence MRALVQTVSRASVTVGDEVVGEIGDGLLVLVGVTHDDTPAKAAELARKTYELRVLDDDRSASDVAAPLLVVSQFTLYGDARKGRRPTWNAAAPAEVAEPLITAYVQALRARGATVETGRFRAHMLVESVNVGPRTVLLEL encoded by the coding sequence ATGCGGGCTCTGGTGCAGACGGTGAGCCGGGCGAGTGTCACGGTCGGCGACGAGGTGGTCGGCGAGATCGGTGACGGGCTGCTGGTGCTGGTCGGCGTCACCCACGACGACACCCCGGCGAAGGCTGCCGAGCTCGCCCGCAAGACTTATGAGCTGCGCGTGCTGGACGACGACCGGTCCGCTTCGGACGTCGCCGCGCCGCTGCTGGTGGTCAGCCAGTTCACCCTGTACGGCGACGCGCGCAAGGGCCGCCGTCCGACCTGGAACGCGGCGGCGCCCGCCGAGGTGGCCGAGCCGCTGATCACCGCGTACGTGCAAGCGCTGCGCGCCCGGGGAGCGACGGTGGAGACCGGCCGCTTCCGGGCGCACATGCTGGTGGAGAGTGTGAACGTGGGACCGCGCACGGTCCTGCTGGAGCTCTAG
- a CDS encoding methyl-accepting chemotaxis protein: MPLTSTTGGRTTETRPARPVATAAAARPARPGADGDANRRQARSVAKQQQAAERIATATAEISAQNAEAAEASRQLTESMQQIAAGAEEASGATQQSLAAMNQIEDRVNRQQQTTTQVADLSQALQGLLNETRTGISNLLANVDSASARQTTSVVTITELEKQADEIGEIVKTVAHIADQTNLLALNAAIEAARARQHGKGFAVVADEVRTLAETSERSARQIRDLIDEVRNSVTDIAGAVQTSAEAARNEVEKGKTITSQLETIRADMGSIMAGAMEMATAAEQAKRSAGNAKQRSEEIAAAAEQQSAACEESLQTVSQQSQALRQSEQAAEALAEVAETLRSSTDIAKSAEDVASTAEELSAAVEEINRAATQINVAINEINTGARTAAEKGEQTSVAVSEIERGAQLSSERGGAAVERSDAILDLLVTNKESVDSMIDAIGTAAREGIENVRKVTELEQISRRIDKIVDAIANVSIQTNMLAVNGSVESARAGEFGKGFAVVSTDIRNLARDSAENADRIKDLVKSVQDRIVEVRGDLEETSRMSLAEVESAKATTARLEEIERDMQQVRGGNLEVQEGAEAIAKVLGEVKIGLEQIASSASQAEQLAGQASTAAREQAQGAEELAAAVEEIAALADELQNAG, translated from the coding sequence ATGCCCCTCACCAGCACCACCGGCGGGCGTACCACCGAAACACGGCCGGCCCGGCCGGTGGCCACGGCCGCCGCCGCGCGGCCGGCCCGGCCCGGCGCGGACGGCGACGCCAACCGGCGGCAGGCCCGGTCGGTGGCCAAACAGCAGCAGGCGGCGGAGCGGATCGCCACCGCGACCGCGGAGATCTCCGCGCAGAACGCCGAGGCCGCCGAGGCGTCGCGTCAGCTCACCGAGTCGATGCAGCAGATCGCCGCGGGCGCCGAGGAGGCGTCCGGCGCGACCCAGCAGAGCCTGGCCGCGATGAACCAGATCGAGGACCGGGTCAACCGTCAGCAGCAGACCACCACCCAGGTAGCGGACCTCTCCCAGGCCCTGCAGGGCCTGCTGAACGAGACCCGGACCGGGATCAGCAACCTGCTCGCGAACGTGGACAGCGCGTCCGCCCGGCAGACCACCTCGGTGGTCACCATCACCGAACTGGAGAAGCAGGCCGACGAGATCGGCGAGATCGTCAAGACCGTGGCGCACATCGCCGACCAGACCAACCTGCTCGCGCTCAACGCCGCGATCGAGGCGGCCCGCGCCCGGCAGCACGGCAAGGGCTTCGCGGTGGTCGCCGACGAGGTGCGCACGCTCGCCGAGACCAGCGAGCGCAGCGCCCGGCAGATCCGCGACCTGATCGACGAGGTCCGCAACTCGGTGACCGACATCGCCGGGGCGGTGCAGACCTCCGCGGAGGCGGCGCGCAACGAGGTGGAGAAGGGCAAGACGATCACCTCGCAGCTGGAGACCATCCGGGCCGACATGGGCTCGATCATGGCCGGCGCGATGGAGATGGCCACCGCCGCCGAGCAGGCCAAGCGCTCCGCGGGCAACGCCAAGCAGCGGTCCGAGGAGATCGCCGCGGCGGCCGAGCAGCAGTCGGCGGCGTGCGAGGAGTCGCTGCAGACGGTCAGCCAGCAGTCCCAGGCGCTGCGGCAGAGCGAGCAGGCGGCCGAGGCGCTCGCCGAGGTGGCCGAGACGCTGCGCAGCAGCACCGACATCGCGAAGAGCGCCGAGGATGTGGCCTCGACCGCCGAGGAGCTGTCCGCGGCCGTCGAGGAGATCAACCGGGCCGCCACGCAGATCAACGTGGCGATCAACGAGATCAACACCGGCGCCCGGACCGCGGCCGAGAAGGGTGAGCAGACCTCCGTGGCGGTGTCCGAGATCGAGCGGGGCGCCCAGCTCTCGTCGGAGCGCGGCGGCGCCGCGGTGGAGCGCTCGGACGCGATCCTGGATCTGCTGGTCACCAACAAGGAGTCGGTCGACTCGATGATCGACGCGATCGGCACGGCGGCCCGGGAGGGCATCGAGAACGTCCGGAAGGTGACCGAGCTGGAGCAGATCTCGCGCCGGATCGACAAGATCGTCGACGCCATCGCGAACGTCTCGATCCAGACCAACATGCTCGCCGTGAACGGCTCGGTCGAGTCGGCCCGGGCCGGCGAGTTCGGCAAGGGCTTCGCGGTGGTCTCCACCGACATCCGCAACCTGGCCCGTGACTCGGCGGAGAACGCTGACCGGATCAAGGACCTGGTCAAGTCGGTGCAGGACCGGATCGTCGAGGTCCGCGGCGACCTGGAGGAGACCAGCCGGATGTCACTGGCCGAGGTGGAGTCGGCGAAGGCCACCACCGCCCGGCTGGAGGAGATCGAGCGGGACATGCAGCAGGTCCGGGGCGGCAACCTCGAGGTCCAGGAGGGCGCCGAGGCGATCGCCAAGGTGCTCGGCGAGGTCAAGATCGGGCTGGAGCAGATCGCCTCGTCTGCGAGCCAGGCCGAGCAGCTGGCCGGGCAGGCCTCGACCGCGGCCCGGGAGCAGGCGCAGGGCGCCGAGGAGTTGGCAGCCGCGGTGGAGGAGATCGCCGCGCTCGCCGACGAGCTGCAGAACGCCGGCTGA